In the Ficedula albicollis isolate OC2 chromosome 22, FicAlb1.5, whole genome shotgun sequence genome, one interval contains:
- the BIN3 gene encoding bridging integrator 3: FSFDGIPFKIGQPKKQIVPKTVERDFEREYGKLQQLEDQTKKLQKDMKKSTDADLAMSKSAVKISSDLLSNPLCEQEPSFLEMVTAFDTAMRRMDSFNQEKVNQIQKTVIEPLKNLKNS, translated from the exons gaTCCCGTTCAAGATCGGGCAGCCCAAGAAACAGATTGTACCCAAGACA GTGGAGAGAGACTTTGAGAGGGAATatgggaagctgcagca ATTGGAAGATCAGACCAAAAAACTTCAGAAGGATATGAAGAAAAGCACAGATGCAGATTTGG CCATGTCCAAGTCTGCAGTGAAGATCTCCTCAGACCTGCTGTCCAACCCCCTGTGTGAGCAGGAGCCCTCCTTCCTGGAGATGGTCACGGCCTTCGACACGGCCATGAGGAGGATGGACTCCTTCAACCAGGAGAAG GTGAATCAGATCCAAAAGACAGTGATAGAGCCTTTGAAAAA CTTAAAGAACTCCTGA